The Chitinophagaceae bacterium region AAGGTGCTGCATGGCTGTCGTCAGCTCGTGCCGTGAGGTGTTGGGTTAAGTCCCGTAACGAGCGCAACCCCTATTATTAGTTGCCAGCACTAACGGTGGGAACTCTAATAAGACTGCCTGCGTTAAGCAGAGAGGAAGGAGGGGACGACGTCAAGTCATCATGGCCCTTACGCCCAGGGCTACACACGTGCTACAATGGCGTATACAACGGGTTGCAAACTGGTGACAGTAAGCCAATCCCTAAAAGTACGTCTCAGTTCGGATTGAAGGCTGCAACTCGCCTTCATGAAGCTGGAATCGCTAGTAATCGCGTATCAGCAATGACGCGGTGAATACGTTCCCGGACCTTGTACACACCGCCCGTCAAGCTATGGAATCTAAGAGGACCTAAAGATAATAACCGAAAGGAGTTATTTAGGGTTAAATTAGTAACTGGAGCTAAGTCGTAACAAGGTAGCCGTACCGGAAGGTGCGGCTGGAATATCTCTTTTCTAGATAAATAAAAAACAATCTTTTACAAAGCGCTAACTGTCTTTCACTTAAACTTTAAAATATTTAAACGCAATACAGGGCTTATAGCTCAGGTGGTTAGAGCGTTACACTGATAATGTAAAGGTCCATGGTTCGAGTCCACGTAAGCCCACGGACAAAACGGGGGTATAGCTCAGTTTGGCTAGAGCATCTGCCTTGCAAGCAGAGGGTCAACAGTTCGAGTCTGTTTACCTCCACTTTATCTGTGTAATGATATATATAGTAATTTAATAATCCAAATGTTATAACATAATTTATAACAAACGTTCTTTGAAATTATATTGAAAGATTAAAAACACTCAAGATAAATAGTGTAAAAAAAGTATATTAAGAGCATACGGGGAATGCCTAGGCTCTCAAAAGCGATGAAGGACGTGATATACTGCGAAAAATTGCGAGTACTAGTATGTATAGGAAGATCCGCAAGTATCCGAATGGGAAAACCTGTTATTTTGAAGAAATAACATTCTAATTTTATTAGAAAGCTAACCTCGTGAACTGAAACATCTAAGTAACGAGAGGAAAAGAAAACAAGAGTGATTTCCTAAGTAGTGGCGAGCGAAAAGGAAACAGCCCAAACCAAAAATGTTACGGCATTTTTGGGGTTGTAGGACCATAACATAAAACTTTATTCAAAATAAGAAGTATATGGAAATATACACCAAAGAAGGTGAAAGTCCTGTATTAGTAATGAATAAAATTTTTATTGGTATCCTGAGTAAGGCGGGACCGGTGAAATCCTGTCTGAATCTACCGGCACCATCCGGTAAGGCTAAATAATAATGAGAGACCGATAGTGAACTAGTACTGTGAAGGAAAGGTGAAAAGAACCATGAGAAATGGAGTGAAATAGAACCTGAAACCGTATGCTTACAAGCGGATGGAGATACTTAGTGTATTGACATCGTGCCTTTTGCATAATGAGCCTACGAGTTACTCTTCATTGGCAAGGTTAATAACTATAAAGTTAGGAGCCGAAGCGAAAGCGAGTCTTAACAGGGCGATTTAGTCAGTGGAGGTAGACGCGAAACCTTGTGATCTACCCTTGTCTAGGATGAAGTGTTGGTAACACAACATGGAGGTCCGAACTAGTAAACGTTGAAAAGTTTTTGGATAAGGTGAGGGTAGGGGTGAAAGGCTAATCAAACTGGGAAATAGCTCGTACTCCCCGAAATGTTTTGAGGAACAGCGTTGATGTAAAGTTTTTAGGAGGTAGAGCTACCAATAAGACTAGGGGAAGTCACATTCTACCAAATCTTGATGAACTCCGAATACCTATAAATATAATCAGCAGTGAGGGCTGGGGTGCTAAGGTCACAGTCCGAGAGGGAAAGAACCCAGACCTACAGCTAAGGTCCCTAAATGTAAGTTAAGTTGAACAAAGGTAGTTTAATCGCTTTGACAGCCAGGATGTTGGCTTGGAAGCAGCCATTCATTTAAAGAGTGCGTAACAGCTCACTGGTCAAGCGATAAAGCATCTATAATGAACGGGCATAAAACTTACTACCGAAGCTTAGGAATAATTTAATTATTGGTAGGGGAGCATTCTATAATCCGTAGAAGATAGAAACGTGAGTTCTGTTGGAGGTTATAGAAAAGCAAATGTAGGCATAAGTAACGATAAGGTAGACGAGAAATCTACCCACCGAAAAACTAAGGTTTCCACGGCCATGTTAATCATCCGTGGGTTAGTCGGGAACTAAGGCGTAGCCAGAAGGCGAAGTCGATGAACAATCGGTTAATATTCCGATACTACCTTAAAGTGTGAAGCAAAGACGGAGAAGTGAAAGATACGCTTTCTGACGAATGTGAAAGTTAAAGGATGTAGGTATACAACGAATAGGTAAGTCCGTTCGTAGTGCCGAATCTGATAGTACTGGTTCATTTATGAACTAGATAGTTATCCTAATCATGCTCCCAAGAAAATTTGCTAAACATTAAACTTTAAGGTACCCGTACCGTAAACCGACACAGGTAGTTAAGGAGAGAATCCTAAGGTGCTCGAGTGATCCATGGCTAAGGAACTCGGCAAAATAGCCCTGTAACTTCGGAAGAAAGGGTCCCTATTTTTAATAGGGCACAGTAAAGTGGTCCAGGCGACTGTTTATCAAAAACACATGGCTTTGCGAAATCGAAAGATAATGTATAAGGCCTGACACCTGCCCGGTGCTGGAAGGTTAAAAGGAGATGTTAGTCGTAAGGCGAAGCATTAAATTGAAGCCCCAGTAAACGGCGGCCGTAACTATAACGGTCCTAAGGTAGCGAAATTCCTTGTCGGGTAAGTTCCGACCTGCACGAATGGTGTAACGATCTGGACGCTGTCTCAGCCATGAGCTCGGTGAAATTGTAGTAGCGGTGAAGATGCCGCTTACCCGTCACGGGACGGAAAGACCCCATGAACCTTTACTATAACTTTGCATTGGTAATGGGAAAAAAATGTGTAGGATAAGTGGGAGACTTTGAAATCTTGTCGTCAGGCAAGGTGGAGTCAACGTTGAAATACCACTCTTGTTTTTCTTGTTATCTAACCTAAATGAGGGACATTGCATGGCGGGTAGTTTGACTGGGGTGGTCGCCTCCTAAAAAGTAACGGAGGCTCCCAAAGGTCCGCTCAGTACGCTTGGTAACCGTACGAAGAGTGTAATAGCATAAGCGGGCTTAACTGTAAGACTCACAAGTCGAGCAGAGACGAAAGTCGGGTATAGTGATCCGGTGGTTCCACATGGAAGGGCCATCGCTCAAAGGATAAAAGGTACTCTGGGGATAACAGGCTGATCTCCCCCAAGAGCTCATATCGACGGGGAGGTTTGGCACCTCGATGTCGGCTCGTCACATCCTGGGGCTGGAGAAGGTCCCAAGGGTTCGGCTGTTCGCCGATTAAAGTGGCACGCGAGCTGGGTTCAGAACGTCGTGAGACAGTTCGGTCCCTATCTGTGATGGGCGTTAGAAGTTTGAGAGGATCTGACCTTAGTACGAGAGGACCGGGTTGGACGCACCTCTGGTATACCTGTTGTGGTGTCAACTGCAGTGCAGGGTAGCTATGTGCGGTAGAGATAAGCGCTGAAAGCATCTAAGCACGAAACTCTCCTCAAGATGAGACTTCTTTTAAGGGACGTTGAAGACTACAACGTTGATAGGCTGCAGGTGTAAAGCTAGTAATGGCAAAGCTGAGCAGTACTAATAACCCAAACGCTTTTTTAAGTCGCTTTCTTGAGTGTTTTTATCTTTCAGTATTTTTTTATATAGACAAAATTATTGCAAAAAAAATAGTGATATACCTTGTTATATCCTATTAATTGCCAAAAAAATAAAGGTGGCTATAGCAGTGGTGTTCACCTCTTCCCATTCCGAACAGAGAAGTTAAGCCCACTAGCGTCGATGGTACTGCTTTAAAATGTGGGAGAGTAGATCGTCGCCTTTTTTTTTTTTTTACTTATATTTCTTTAAAATAACTTATAGACTGTTTGGAATGTATTGTTTAAAATAAGTTTTCAAACATGCTTTGAAAAAAGATTAAATATTTTTTATAAAGATTTTATATTTATTTTATTGTATATACATCCAATCAAAAAACTCACGTAAAATAATGCATTCTCTTGGCTAATAAGCATCTACGAACTCTTATCTACAATAGACTCAAAGATTAAATATCATCTATAGCATATTGACCCTTTGCATATTCTATTTCTTTATGCTAATATCCCAAAACCGAGAGTTTCTTTTATGTATTATATTCATCGGTATAAGTATTGAATCGATTTAAAAAAATGTGTAATAAGGTTCTATAGCTTCTTGTTTCACGATTATTAAAACTTGTTATTATAATTATTTTTCATTGACATATCTAATAGTTTAGGATTCTTTTCAGCAAGAAACCTTCTTCTTGGTTTTCTTTTTTATAACTATTTATCTACTATCTTTCATTATGATAAAAAATGAACGAAACAGAAACAATGAAAGAATATAACCTAAAGAATATAACCTTATACAGATTCCAAAGGAATGAAATTTTTATAGAACACAAGATTAACCAACCATAACTTAATGCTGAAAAGATGATATGGTTTTAATATAATAAACACAACCCCGACGGGGTTTGTAAACTTTCTTTATTCTAGTTTCTATAATTTTACTACTTTTTTGTAGCATAGATAAATAGATATCTCTTTTTAAAACTCCCAATAATTGATTTATAAAGGTAAAAATAATAGATAAATAGATACAAATTATTTTATTTTTGTATAATGTAATTAATAATAACGAATCAAAAAACCAATTTTTATTTATTAATTCTTTTTATAATGTTTATCCCATGTAATAGCCTCAGAAAAATAATAACGATCCCACTTCAAAAATCACTTTTGATATATTTATAATTTTGCAACTTTTTTATTATCAATAGTTTTAAAACTCAATATTTTGTAAAAAGAACTTTTAGAAGTGGATTCAATAATATATTGTGTTTTTTCGAATTTTAAAAATAAACATTTATCATATATACGAATAAAACATATACTGTTTCTTTTATAAAAATAATTGTAACCTCTTATGAATATAGAAAATCTAAAATACCCAATAGGAAAGTTTGAAATAGAGCACAATACCTCTTATCAGATAAATTTAGAAAATACTCAAAAAATCATTCTTTTTCCCGATATATTATCTGACTGTGTAAAGGATATGAATGATGAACAATTGGATACTCCTTATAGAGATGGTGGATGGACAGTGAGGCAACTTGTTCATCATATTGCTGATAGCCACACCAACTGCTATATACGATTTAAATTAGCTCTCACAGAAGATTCTCCCATTATTAGACCTTATAAACAAAATGCTTGGGCTGAATTGCCGGACTATACAGAAGAAATACAAACAAACATTCTTTTTATCAAAATATTACATAAAAAATGGGGAGCGTTGCTCTCAAAAATAAGCATAACTGATTGGAATAAAACGTTTATTCATCCCGAAACCCACAAAGTATTTACTCTTGACACCACACTTGCTCTGTATGTGTGGCATGGAAACCACCATTTAGCCCATATTGTTGGGCTAAAACAAAGAATGGGCTGGTAAATATATATTCTATACTACAATCTTACAATAATACCATTGAAAAATATATCTATTTTGGGTTCTACGGGGTCTATAGGCATACAAACTTTAGAAGTAGTGCGAAATAACCCTCATCTTTTTAATGTGCAGGTGTTAACTGCTTATAGTAATGCTACACTTCTTATCCAGCAAAGTAGGGAATTTAAGCCAAAAAAAGTCGTAATTGTAAATAAACATGCATTCCAAACAGTATTTGATGTACTAAAAAATTTGGATATAGAAGTTTTATGCGGAGAAACTTCATTGGCAGAGGTAGCACAATACCAAGAGGTAGATTTAGTAGTAATAGGATTGGTGGGTTTTTCGGGACTTGCTCCTACTATTAATGCAATAAAGGCAAAAAAAAACATAGCCCTTGCTAATAAAGAAACTCTTGTGGTGGCGGGAGAACTCATTACGCAACTTGCCTCTATAAATAATATAAATATCTATCCTATAGATTCTGAACATTCTGCTCTGTTTCAATGCCTGATGGGTGAAAGTCATAATGCTATAGAAAAAGTTATCCTTACAGCAAGTGGGGGACCTTTTAGAGGAAAAAAAAGAGAATATTTGGCAAATGTTACACGAGAAATGGCTTTAAAACACCCTAACTGGGTAATGGGAGCAAAAATCACCATAGATTCCGCTTCTTTGATGAACAAAGGATTAGAAGTTATTGAAGCAAAATGGCTATTTCAGCTTTCTGCCAAACAAATAGAGGTTATTATTCACCACCAATCTATCATTCATTCTTTAGTTCAGTTTACAGATGGAAGTATAAAAGCACAAATGGGTATCCCTGATATGAAATTACCTATTTTATTTGCTCTCACTTATCCAAATCGCGTACAAACAAACTTTCCAAGATTCCATTTCCAAAATTATCCATCGCTTACCTTTGAAAGTCCCGACTATGAAACCTTTAAAAACCTATCTTTTGCTTTTCAATCCTTAGAAAAAGGGGGTAATTATCCCTGTATACTGAATGCAGCAAATGAAATAGCAGTAGAAGAGTTTTTGAAAGGGACAATAAGATTCTTAGATATTTTTGATGTGGTAGAAGAATCACTCCATCGTGGAAAATATATCTCTCACCCTATATATGAGGAATATGTTTTAACTGATGCTGAAACGAGAACACAAGCAAGAGATTATATAAAAAAAAAGTAACTATTTAGTGCATGCAAAAAAACTTTTACTTTTAAAATTTTAGTCAAATTGTTTGGAATACTTTTTTTATAATAAAAGAAAAAAAATAATTTTTGTTTCGTTTTTTACGTTTTTAATTCGCAACGGTCTCGAATTGCAAGAGATTTCAGTCCGTGATATTACAAAAGAGTATCAAGACAATAAAGAAGAAGGGTTTTTTGGCAATGGGTTTTAATTTCATATCGGGTATATTTTTAAGTGAGATAAAAGGGTTTATGAGCATTTGTTTTATTTCTTGTGCAAAGAAGGATAAAACAAAGAATAACACGACTCCAAAAAGAAAATACATACCGTATAGCAATACTTGAAAGACGGTTTTTATTTTCTTTATTTTTAATTTTATAGCATTTGTTTCTAATGCTAAGACATCTATTCTTTTGTTTGTTTCATCAAATCTTTTATTTATTCTTTCTTCCATTTGTATCATCTGTGCTTGGTTTTGCCTGAGCATTTCTAAGATGAATAGTGTTTGGTCGTTAGGATTATTTTGATGTGGTTCAGTATTTCCTTTCGTATTTACCCCTACGAAGAACATTCCCGTCACTATTATATATTGTATTTTCATTTTTCTGTATTATCTGTATTAATGGATACAATACTAGTTGAAGTATGTACTAATTTAATTGTAATATACATTGTGTTTGGAATTTATGAATTATGAGCGATGAATGTTTAATGTTTAATAGTTAATGAATAATATTTATTTTTTAATGAATACTATACCCCCATCTTTCTTTAACCACCCATGATTCCTCCTTTCAAAAAATGCTTATATGGTTTTGAGAGAAACGATTTTCCTTTACGTCCTTGCGGTTATAAAGAAAATAATGGTTAATTTTTTTAACTAATCACTCATCTGAAACACTCAGTAGTACAATAAAAAAAGGAGATCCACATAAAAATACGATATCCTTTTTTATTTCAAAGAATCGTCTCTTTCTTTCGTTTTTATTTGCTTATTTTTTATGCGAATGAAATGTTTTCGTAAAAAAAATTATTTTGGCAAAACACACTATTATTTATTGACCACATTACAAAAAAACTTTTTATTACAATGAATATTTCTATTGATACCCATTCAGGGTATTGTTTTGGCGTAGATTATGCAATTCAATTAGCAGAAGATGAATTAGAGAGAGTAGGATTGCTCTATTGTTTGGGAGATATTGTTCATAACGATGTAGAAATAGATCGTCTTCATAAAAAAGGACTGAGAATTATATCCCATAATGATTTAGAAAACCTTCAAAATGCAACGGTTTTAATCCGAGCACACGGAGAACCACCCGAAACCTATAAAATTGCCATGGAAAACAATATCAATCTTATAGATGCTTCTTGCCCTGTGGTTCTTAAGCTGCAAAACCGATTAAAAAATTCCTATAATCAAAAAAAATCTCCTGATTCCCAGATAGTTATTTATGGTAAAGAAAATCATGCGGAAATTATTGGTCTCACGGGTCAGATACATAACGATGCAATTATTATCAGTGATAAGAAAGATTTGGAAAGGTTAAATTTTTCGCATCCTATCATCTTATTTAGTCAAACTACCAAGCCGACAGAGAAGTTTTATGAGATAAAAGAGATAATCGAGAGAAAAATCGTTGCCATCAAGGGAAGTATTACAGAGGATGATTTTCAGTTTAATGATAGCATTTGCAGGCAGGTGAGCAATAGAGAACCACAGTTGAAGAAATTTTCTACTGAGAATGATATTATTATTTTTGTCGCGGGAAAAAAGAGTTCCAATGGAAAGGTTCTCTACGATGTATGTCTTTCGCAGAATAAACGGAGTTATTTTATAGAAAAAGAACAAGATATACAGCAAGATTGGTTCCAAAAAGAAGATAATATTGGCATTTGCGGAGCCACCAGCACTCCTACTTGGCTTATGGAAAATGTGAAAGCATATATTTGGAATGCCATATATCCCGACTTATAATTTTTAGAATCTCTGGGTAGAGGATTATAATTGATTTTTATAACTATTCTGATCAAGAACTACTTTTTATCTTTTTATTATGGAAATAAGTACAATCGGTTTAATAAGTATCGGAAAACCATGTTAATAAATAGAGTGTCAATATCTATTTTTTCTCTTTCTTGCTCAAAATTAGCTAAACAGATACAAAAAATAAAAAAAGGAAGAATATATTTTCAGTTTTATGTGTGTTTACTAACAAAAGAGAAGTATTTCTAAAAAAAAATTAAGTTTGCTAAAAATACCTACTTTTTATGTGTTTCAAAGGTACTTTTCGATGAATAGTTTATAGAAACACACTACATATAACACAATAATATAAAAATGAAAATTATTATAGTATCAGTGCTGGTAATACATTGCTTTTGCTTTGGGGCTATGGCACAATATTCAAAAAAAATAACCCCTCAGAAAGAGTTTTTATTGAAGTCCATAGATGCCCATTCAGAGGACTTAATAAGTATAAGTAATAAAATATGGGAGCATGCGGAATTAGCATTAGCAGAGAATAATTCTTCAGAATTACTATCTCGTTATGCGGAATCACAAGGATTTCAGGTAGAAAAAGGAGTAGCAGAGATGCCTACTGCATTCATAGCAAGTTATGGGAGTGGCTACCCTATTATAGGTATATTAGGAGAATTTGATGCTCTTCCAGATCTTTCTCAGCAAGCAATACCTCAAAAAAAACCTTTGCAAGCAGGGAAACCGGGTCATGGATGCGGTCATAATCTTTTTGGAGCAGGAAGTTTAGGTGCTGCAATTGCAATAAAAGAGCTTATACAACAAAATAAAATAAAAGGGACTATTCGTTTTTATGGCACTCCTGCGGAAGAAGCAGTAGGAGGGAAGGTCTATATGGCAAGAGCAGGTCTTTTTAATGATTTAGATATTTGTTTAGATTGGCATCCTGATGCAGAGATAGAAGCAGGTAATCAATCTTCACAAGCAATTATAGAAGTTATAGTAGAATTTACAGGGCAGGCATCTCATGCGGCTTATGATCCATGGAATGGAAAAAGTGCTTTAGATGGTTTAGAATCTTTTATTCATGGAATAAACTTATACAGAGAACATATGAAACCATCAGCTCGGATTCATTATATCATTGAAAAAGGTGGTTCTGCTCCGAATATTGTCCCTGATTATACCAGATTAAATATGTATATCAGAGATGCTACTCGTGAGGGCGTTTTTGCTATTTACGAAAGAATACAACAAATGGCAGAAGGCGCTGGGAAAATAGCTGATGTGACCCATAAACTCAGTATAACAAGCGGTTACCATGAACAACTTACGAATAGAGCAGGTGCAGAAGTATTACAAAATCAGCTTTCGCTTTTAGGAAACATAAGCTATACTACTGAGGAAATATCCTTCGCAAAAAACATTCAAAAGAGTTTAAATATGTCTGAATTAGGAATAGATGGAAGCATAAAACCTATGAAAGAAACACTTCTTTTTCCCGAAGGAGGCAGTAGTGATGTAGCAGATATAAGTTGGATAACCCCTGAAATTTCACTGACAGTTACTACCGCACCTATAGGCACTCCCTGGCATTCTTGGGCAGTGGTTGCTTGTGGTGGAATGTCTATTGGACATAAAGGAATGCTCTACGCAGCAAAAGCACTCGCTTTTACTATGCAAGAACTCTTTGAAAATCAAACACTTCTTAAAAATATCCGAGCAGAATTTATAAAAAAACGCGGGAACTCTGTTTATAAAGCGATTATTCCCGATGGTCCTCCTCCTGTTCCACAAAAATAAACGAGCATTCCTTTTTATAACTTTGTTAATTTGTACATTATTAAACAATAGTAAAAAAATATTAAAAACAAAAAAATATGGATAAAAGGGTATATATTTTTGACACAACCTTACGGGATGGGGAACAAGTTCCCGGCTGTCAATTAAATACAAATGAAAAAATAGAAATAGCCAAAAATTTAGAGATATTGGGAGTAGATGTTATAGAAGCAGGTTTTCCCGCGAGCAGTCCTGGTGATTTCAAATCCGTATTAGAGATATCAAGGAACGTAGTAAATCCGACTATTTGTGCATTAACAAGAGCATTAGTAGTAGATATTGACGTCGCAGCCCAAGCCCTACATTTAGCAAAAAGAAAAAGAATACATACAGGAATAGGTTCATCCGATATCCACATTCAGCATAAATTAAAAAGCACGAGAGAAAAAATATTAGAACAAGCAATAGCTGCGGTAAAATATGCAAGGAGATTTGTAGATGATGTAGAATTTTATGCAGAAGATGCAGGAAGGGCAGATTTAGATTTTTTATCAAAAATGGTAGAATCTGTTATAGAAGCAGGTGCTACAGTAGTAAATATACCGGATACCACAGGATATACACTTCCTTGGGAATATGGAAAAAGAATCAAACATCTTTTTAATAACGTCCCCAATATAGATAAAGCAATTATTTCTGTCCACTGTCACAATGATTTAGGTATGGCAACGGCAAACAGTATCTCCGGATTAGTTAATGGTGCAAGACAAGTAGAAGTGACCATAAACGGAATAGGAGAACGAGCAGGTAATACCGCTTTAGAAGAAATAGTTATGATTCTTAAATGTCATCCGCATTTAGATTTAGAAACGAAAATTGATACCACTCATATATATAAACTCAGTCAGATGGTAAGAAATCTTATGAATATGCCTGTTCAAGCCAATAAAGCTATTGTCGGATCTAACGCCTTTGCACATTCTTCGGGAATTCATCAAGATGGTTTTTTAAAACATAAAGAAAATTATGAGATTATAGACCCAAAAGACGTAGGGGTTCCCGAATCGTCTATTGTTCTTACCGCACGAAGCGGTCGTGCAGCACTTTCTCATAGGTTAGAATCTTTAGGGTTTTCTATTAAAAAAGACCAAATGGAAAAACTCTACATGGATTTTTTAGAACTTGCCGATAAGAAAAAAAGAATAGAAGATGAGGACTTATTAGATATCATAAAAAACCAACAAAAATAGTATTTATGAGAAAAAATAAAACAATATTTGAGAAAATTTGGAATGCTCATTTGGTAGAAAGCATTGAGGATGGTCCGGATATTCTTTATATAGACAGACATTATATTCACGAGGTTACCAGTCCACAAGCATTTGATGGACTAAGAGCAAAAAAAATAAAAGTATTTCGTCCACTGCAAACTGTTGGAACAGCAGACCATAATGTTCCTACTAAAGACCAACATCTCCCCATTCGAGAAGAACTCTCTCGGCATCAGGTACAAAAACTGACAGATAATTGCAAAGAATTTGATATACAATTATATGGTTTAAATCACCCTTATCAAGGTATTGTTCATGTAATAGGTCCAGAATTAGGACTTACTCTCCCAGGTATGACCATTGTATGTGGAGATAGCCATACTTCTACTCATGGAGCATTCGGAACTATTGCATTCGGAATCGGAACAAGCGAAGTGGAGATGGTTTTAGCCACACAGTGCCTTATGCAAAATAAACCCAAAACAATGAAAATACAGATTGATGGAGAACTTGCCAAAAAAGTTACCTCAAAAGATATAATTCTGTATATTATATCTAAAATTACATCAAGTGGCGGAACGGGCTACTTCATAGAATACACAGGATCTGCAATAACTTCATTGAGTATGGAAGCAAGAATGACTATTTGCAATATGAGTATAGAGATGGGGGCAAGAGGGGGTATAATAACCCCTGATGAAACTACCTTTCAGTATATAAAAGAAAGAGAATTTGCACCCAAAGGATTGGATTTTGAAACCTACAAGAAATATTGGAATACACTTGCCACAGATGAAGGAGCAATATACGATAAAGAACTTTATTTTCATGCATCAGATATAGAACCGATGATTACTTACGGAACTAACCCTGGTATGGGCATAAAAATTTCTGAAACAATTCCAATTTCAAACGATGTCCCCGATGTGCCCTCTTTCAAAAAAGCATTAGCATAT contains the following coding sequences:
- a CDS encoding putative metal-dependent hydrolase; this translates as MNIENLKYPIGKFEIEHNTSYQINLENTQKIILFPDILSDCVKDMNDEQLDTPYRDGGWTVRQLVHHIADSHTNCYIRFKLALTEDSPIIRPYKQNAWAELPDYTEEIQTNILFIKILHKKWGALLSKISITDWNKTFIHPETHKVFTLDTTLALYVWHGNHHLAHIVGLKQRMGW
- a CDS encoding 1-deoxy-D-xylulose-5-phosphate reductoisomerase; the protein is MKNISILGSTGSIGIQTLEVVRNNPHLFNVQVLTAYSNATLLIQQSREFKPKKVVIVNKHAFQTVFDVLKNLDIEVLCGETSLAEVAQYQEVDLVVIGLVGFSGLAPTINAIKAKKNIALANKETLVVAGELITQLASINNINIYPIDSEHSALFQCLMGESHNAIEKVILTASGGPFRGKKREYLANVTREMALKHPNWVMGAKITIDSASLMNKGLEVIEAKWLFQLSAKQIEVIIHHQSIIHSLVQFTDGSIKAQMGIPDMKLPILFALTYPNRVQTNFPRFHFQNYPSLTFESPDYETFKNLSFAFQSLEKGGNYPCILNAANEIAVEEFLKGTIRFLDIFDVVEESLHRGKYISHPIYEEYVLTDAETRTQARDYIKKK
- a CDS encoding 4-hydroxy-3-methylbut-2-enyl diphosphate reductase codes for the protein MNISIDTHSGYCFGVDYAIQLAEDELERVGLLYCLGDIVHNDVEIDRLHKKGLRIISHNDLENLQNATVLIRAHGEPPETYKIAMENNINLIDASCPVVLKLQNRLKNSYNQKKSPDSQIVIYGKENHAEIIGLTGQIHNDAIIISDKKDLERLNFSHPIILFSQTTKPTEKFYEIKEIIERKIVAIKGSITEDDFQFNDSICRQVSNREPQLKKFSTENDIIIFVAGKKSSNGKVLYDVCLSQNKRSYFIEKEQDIQQDWFQKEDNIGICGATSTPTWLMENVKAYIWNAIYPDL
- a CDS encoding amidohydrolase: MKIIIVSVLVIHCFCFGAMAQYSKKITPQKEFLLKSIDAHSEDLISISNKIWEHAELALAENNSSELLSRYAESQGFQVEKGVAEMPTAFIASYGSGYPIIGILGEFDALPDLSQQAIPQKKPLQAGKPGHGCGHNLFGAGSLGAAIAIKELIQQNKIKGTIRFYGTPAEEAVGGKVYMARAGLFNDLDICLDWHPDAEIEAGNQSSQAIIEVIVEFTGQASHAAYDPWNGKSALDGLESFIHGINLYREHMKPSARIHYIIEKGGSAPNIVPDYTRLNMYIRDATREGVFAIYERIQQMAEGAGKIADVTHKLSITSGYHEQLTNRAGAEVLQNQLSLLGNISYTTEEISFAKNIQKSLNMSELGIDGSIKPMKETLLFPEGGSSDVADISWITPEISLTVTTAPIGTPWHSWAVVACGGMSIGHKGMLYAAKALAFTMQELFENQTLLKNIRAEFIKKRGNSVYKAIIPDGPPPVPQK
- a CDS encoding 2-isopropylmalate synthase, producing the protein MDKRVYIFDTTLRDGEQVPGCQLNTNEKIEIAKNLEILGVDVIEAGFPASSPGDFKSVLEISRNVVNPTICALTRALVVDIDVAAQALHLAKRKRIHTGIGSSDIHIQHKLKSTREKILEQAIAAVKYARRFVDDVEFYAEDAGRADLDFLSKMVESVIEAGATVVNIPDTTGYTLPWEYGKRIKHLFNNVPNIDKAIISVHCHNDLGMATANSISGLVNGARQVEVTINGIGERAGNTALEEIVMILKCHPHLDLETKIDTTHIYKLSQMVRNLMNMPVQANKAIVGSNAFAHSSGIHQDGFLKHKENYEIIDPKDVGVPESSIVLTARSGRAALSHRLESLGFSIKKDQMEKLYMDFLELADKKKRIEDEDLLDIIKNQQK
- the leuC gene encoding 3-isopropylmalate dehydratase large subunit — encoded protein: MRKNKTIFEKIWNAHLVESIEDGPDILYIDRHYIHEVTSPQAFDGLRAKKIKVFRPLQTVGTADHNVPTKDQHLPIREELSRHQVQKLTDNCKEFDIQLYGLNHPYQGIVHVIGPELGLTLPGMTIVCGDSHTSTHGAFGTIAFGIGTSEVEMVLATQCLMQNKPKTMKIQIDGELAKKVTSKDIILYIISKITSSGGTGYFIEYTGSAITSLSMEARMTICNMSIEMGARGGIITPDETTFQYIKEREFAPKGLDFETYKKYWNTLATDEGAIYDKELYFHASDIEPMITYGTNPGMGIKISETIPISNDVPDVPSFKKALAYMGLKEGTTLKGKQVNYVFIGSCTNARIEDLRLVAQYVKGKKKANNVNAWVIPGSKQVEKQAISEGIDTILVEAGFEFRGPGCSACLGMNEDKIPNGEYCISTSNRNFEGRQGPGARTFLASPITAAASAINGFITDPRDISTE